The Prevotella sp. E2-28 genome includes the window CGGTCTTACTATTCCTGTCAAACTCATCGTTTTACTATATAATATAGGTGCAAAGTTACGCTAAACTTTTGTAATACACGCAAGTTTTACGTTTTTTAATAAGGGATAAGGGCTTGTCTATAGATAGAAAATGCTTTCAGGACCCATGTTAAACAGAAGGTCCAGAATGCTGAGATTGGGCAGAAAACCATGCTTCTGCTGATATACCTGATAATAAGGATGAGGCTTAAAATCAGTATCCTCAAGTGGATGCTTAGGGCTGATGACTTGACGGAAGTCACTGAGATTTGAGGCTTGTTCGCAAGAACTCTGAACTCTGAACTCTGAACTCAGAATTATGTTGGGTTGGAAATCCAGTAATTCACACATCTTCTTGCAGATAGCGTCATTGTAATCTACCAGTCGCTCCCAGTTACGTTCTGCAAAGAATGGACGAAGGTCGTCCTCATAATACTCAAAGAAAGGAGAGTCGCCGTAGGCTGACTGCAATGCCTGCCAGTGCAGATGACGCCAGTTTCCATGATCAGAGATAAGCATCTCGTTGATGGAAGCCTTAGAACCGTGAACCACAGGCACGGTCAAAGCCTGAATGCCCTGTGTCGTGGCAATCAGGCAGCGGTTACGATAAGTCTGCTTTTGGAAAGACTCGTGCCAATCTATGAACACGTCATTGTAGCGGTATAATTTCTGATACCACTGCACAGGACCGAAATATGTTGTAGAAAGAAGTACGGCACTCATAACGGTAAGATAAGACGATCCATACGCCAACCTCTCCAAAGAGGTTCCGACGGATTGCGACTATAAACCACCATGAAGGCCCTACCAATGATATGTTCTTCGGCAATAAAACCTAAGACATGAGAATCAACCTTATCGTCAGGACTAATAGATTCCAGCCAGTAATAATCAGTATCGGCACAATCTTTCAGACTTGGCACAATAAGTTTCTGTCCTTCATGAATAATAGAATCGCCAGGTAAACCCGTGCAGCGACAAATAAGAATCTGTTCGCTGTTTTGTGGGTTTTCAAAAGCAATGAGGTCGCCCTTTTCAATACTTTGACGGGCTATGCGTCCATAATCAAAAAAACTATCCTTGCCTCCCACTCTCAGTCCGTAACTCCATCGGTTTACCATCACACGGTCACCAGCTTGGAACGAGGGCTCCAAGCTCGTGCCGTTGATAGTATAGATGGTGATACCTACCACCCTGACAACCATCATCAGTGCAAAGGCTGTCAGGAACGCCAGTAGGAATCGGACAGTTTTTTTCATTACTTAATATTATCGACAAAGCGGAACAGACGGCTCCAGCGGATGCCACCTCCGAAGAGACCGCGGTCAGGATCGCTCGACCACCAGATAAAGATAGGCTTACCTACGATATGATCTTCAGGTACGAAGCCCCAATAACGAGAGTCGGCTGAGTTATGACGGTTATCACCCATCATCCAGTAGTAGTCCATCTTGAAGGTGTAGCTATCAGCCTCTGCGCCATTAATAAATATCTTGCCATCACGTACCTCGAGGTCGTTATGCTCATAGACCTTGATAGGACGCTCGTAGATGGGCAGGTTATCAATAGTCAACTTTATGCTTTCACCCTTCTTTGGAATCCAGATAGGACCATAGTTGTCACGAGTCCAGTCTTTCACCATGTTCAGAGGGTACAGTTCTGCAGGATTGCCATCCGTAACAGGTGCCATTGCTTGCACGAGGTCCTTGCGTTCTTTCAATACCTGTGCCGTCTTTTGGGTCATAGGCATGATGACGCGATTATTGCGGAATTGCTGTGTCAACTGTATTTGTCCTTCACTTCTGAAGTAGTCTCTGTCGGCTCTACCCAGTCCCAGATCCTCGCAGGTAATTCCATTCTCCTTGAGGAAATCGTTAGTCAGAATAGCACCATCGTTGAACAATACGTCATAGGTGTACTGCACATTATCTGGCTCTTTATTAGCTTTTCCGTTCAGATAAACAACATGATTGATAATCTGAAGTGTATCTCCAGGCAGACCAACACAGCGTTTCACGTAGTTCTCACGACGATCAGTAGGACGATAGCCTATGCCACCAAACTCCTGTGAGTTGGCCTCTACATACTGACGTCCCAGACTATAGTATGCCTCAAAAAGTTTTCTTTGTTCAGCCTTCGGCAGAGAATCAACGGGCAAAGCCATCGGGTTCATTTGCTCGTAAATCTTTCTACCGTAGCCATAGCACATACTGTAATACTCCGTCTGATAAGGCATATTTTGGCAAATGGTATCGCCTGCGGGATAGTTGAACACCACGATATCGTTGAGTTCCACCTTGCCCAGACCCGGTACTCGCCGGTATTCCCAATGGGGCCATTCAATGTATGACTTCAAATCGCCTATAGGCAGGGTGTGCTGCGTCAGGGGCACCGTCAGCGGAGTCTCAGGAATACGGGGACCATAGCTCACCTTACTCACAAAGAGGTAGTCGCCCGTAAGCAGCGACTTTTCCAATGACGAGGTGGGAATAACATAGTTCTGGAAAAAGAACTGATTGATGAAATAGACTGCTACCAGTGCAAACACGATGGCATCAACCCATGACATCACAGTACGCATCGGACCTTCCAAGTCCTGCCACCATTTCCAGTTGATTTTCTTTGAGATATAGGCATCGTAAATGAAAGGAATGACCAGCAGTCCTAACCATGATTCAACCCAGTATAGGAAGAGCAGATAGCAGACCATCACAATGGCGAACTTTGCCCACTGTTTCTTCATATTCAGTTTTTTCTTTTCTCTCTTTTCCATTTTCCTATCTTTATAGCGGGCTTACACGGACTTACAGAAAAAAAGTCTGTGTGGTCCGTGTAAGCCCGCTGTTAATTTAAAACTTAAACATATCTGAGATGGTCAGCAGACCGCTGTGATCTTTGGTGTATTCGGCTGCCAGAACAGCACCAAGGGCGAAGCCGCGACGCGAATGGGCATCATGGGTAATGGTGATGATGTCGGCATCAGAGTCATAGCGAATGGTGTGAATGCCAGGCACTTCGCCTCTGCGGATATGATCTACGCGCAGCAGTTTAGGATCTGTTGTGTCCTCTGCCCAAGCCTCCTTACGGTCAATGTTTTCTACGATTTCCTCGGCCAGCGTAATAGCTGTACCACTGGGATGGTCGAGTTTATGTACATGATGGGTTTCTTCCATCTCCACGTCATACTGTGGGAACTGGTTCATAATCTTGGCCAGGTAACGGTTTACGGCTGAGAAGATAGCCACGCCGATAGAGAAGTTGGAAGCCCAGAACAGCGTCTTACCGTTCTCACAAGCCTGACGAACCTCATCGCCGTGTTCTTTCATCCAACCTGTAGAGCCAGAAACAACCTTCACACCTTTTGCCCACGCTTTCAGATAGTTACCATAAGCGGCCTGAGGAGCCGTAAACTCTATGGCTACATCCGCAGATGCGAAGGCCTCACTCTCAAAATCCTGTTGGTTGTCAATATCAATGATACTCACAATCTCATGGCCACGGCTGAGGGCTATCTCTTCAATCATTTTGCCCATCTTGCCATAGCCGATCAAAGCTATTTTCATTTTAATTCGAATTAAATTGCGTTGCAAAGGTAAAAATTATTTTCGAATTACAATATATAATGTGGTTAAAATACAAAAAACTGCGTCACAAAAAGTTATTTGTAACGCAGTTGAAGCTATAAAGCCTTGATTTTCTTCTTGGTTCCTTAGAGCACGGTGGTTAACCCAACCCGGAAAATGGGACCATCAGCTTTAATATCATAATCTTGACTAACTCCCATAACTGTGACCGTTTTGGTTTTCTTTGCCGACTGATACATGAATTCAAAGTTTACACAAACTTTTTCTGTAATCGAGTATTCTGCACCAGCACCAAGGTTAAAACCGAAGATTGATTCAGAATCAGCACCACTTGCATGTGAAATATCCAATGCTGCACCAGCAATGGGATACAAACTGAATTTCTCCTGTACAGGAATCAGATAATTGAAGTTCAGATTCCAGTTATAAATACCTGCATTGTCCTTTGGGAACCAGTAGGTATATGATAAATCTGCACGTGCTTGATCAGTGAAATAGTACCTCCACTGAAAACCAATACCAAATGGATTATAACCGTCACCATAGCCTGCATAGCCGATATGGGTTCCGCCAGCAAACTTTCCACTCTGTGCAAATGCACCAATGCTCATGACCATCATGAAAGCAATCAAAAGAATTTTCTTCATAGTCTAGTCTCCTTTTTATTAGTTAAACATGTAATATCATCTTCTTGTTCAGAATCAGTGCAAATATAATCATTTTATCACCACAGTGCAAATTTTTTTAAACAAAATGCTTTTGATTACCATATAATTTAACTTGTATTAACAAATAATCGTTCAATTCCAGTCTTAGTATAGTTCTTTTCGTGTTAAAGTGTGTGATAAAAGCGATAGTTTGGAAAAAAAAATGTACCTTTGCGCTACATAGCTTATTTTAGAAGCAGATCAACATTTAGAACGATATATTATGGGCAAGAAAAGAGGAGGGAAACGACTTAACAAACGTGATGTGGCTGACGCCTTACAGGCTCTGTTTCAGGCACATCCAGGTGAGACTCTGAGTTTTAAACAGATATTCAAGGCACTGAAATTTGATACGCATCCTGTGAAGATGCTCGCTATCGACGTGATGGAAGAGATGGCATGGGATGACTATCTGTCGAAAGTAGGTGACAGCGCATATAAACTGAACTTAAAGACGCAGGTGCAGGAGGGAACTTTCATTCGTAAGGCCAATGGTAAGAACTCATTCCAGCCTGATGATGGTGGTAAGCCTGTGTTTGTTGCAGAGCGCAACTCGATGTTTGCCCTCAATGGCGACCGAGTGCGAGTGGCTTATATGGCACGCCGTCAGAACCATATCAAGGAGGCTATCGTAACAGATATTTTGGAGCGCAAGCACGATCAGGCTGTTGGTATTCTGCAGGTTGAGAAAGACTTTGCCTTTCTAAATGCCGAAGGAAATTTCTTTGTGCATGACATCCTGATTCCTAAGAAGAAGCTCAAAGGAGGTAAGACAGGTGAAAAGGCTGTAGTAAAGATTACTCAATGGCCTTCAGCCGAGTCAAAGAACATTGTAGGCGAGGTGATTGATGTGCTTGGAAAGCAGGGTGAGAATAACGTAGAGATGCACGCCATCTTAGCGCAATACGGTCTGCCTTATAAGTATCCGAAACGTGTAGAGGATGCAGCCCAGAAGATTAATGCAGAGATTTCTGAAGAAGAAATTGCCCGTCGTGAGGACTTCCGTGAGGTCTTTACTTGCACCATCGACCCCAAAGATGCCAAGGACTTTGACGATGCACTCTCTATTCGTAAGCAAAATAAGTATTGGGAAGTTGGTGTACATATCGCCGATGTGAGCCACTATGTTACTGAAGGTAGCATTATTGACCGCGAAGCCGAAGAGCGTGCCACCAGTGTCTATTTGGTTGACCGCACCATCCCGATGCTGCCTGAGCGCTTGTGTAATTTTGTTTGCTCGTTGCGTCCTGATGAGGAAAAACTTTGTTACAGTGTGATTTTCGTTTTGGACGAAGAAGCCAACATCAAGGATTGGCACTTAGCCCACACCGTTATTAAGAGTAATCGTCGCTACGCCTATGAAGAGGTACAAGAAATACTCGAAGGCAAAGATGGTGATAATGCTGAAGAGCTGCGTCTTCTCGACAAGATGGCGAAGAAGCTTCGCGAACGCCGATTCAAGAATGGTGCTGTGAAGTTTGACCGCGAGGAGTTACACTTCGATATCGACGACGATGGTAAGCCCACCCGTTGTTACTTCAAGAAATCTACCGATGCCACCCAACTCATTGAGGAGTTTATGTTGCTGGCCAATCGCACGGTGGCAGGGTTTATTGGTAAGGCAGGAAAGGCTAAAAAGGATGATTCCGGAAAGCCCTCAAAAGGCAAGACCTTTGTTTATCGTATCCACGATCAGCCAGACCCGCAGAAACTGGAGAGCCTGCGCACGGCTTTGGCTCCCTTCGGTTATAAAGTAAAGACCAGCGGTACTAAGGGCGCTATCTCAAAGAACCTGAATAACCTGATGGAAGAAGCTCAGGGCGAGCGAGAGCAGAAACTGGTAGAGACGTTGACCCTACGTGCTATGATGAAGGCAAAGTATTCTACTCATAATATCGGCCATTATGGATTGGCCTTTGATTACTATACCCACTTCACTTCGCCTATCCGTCGTTATCCTGACACGATGGTACACCGTTTGCTTACGCGTTATCAGGACGGTGGACGCAGTGTGAATCAGGATCACTACGAGGAGCTCTGCGAGCATTGCAGCCAGATGGAGCAGACCGCTCAAAACGCTGAGCGCGACTCTATTAAGTATAAGATGGTAGAGTTTATGGCAGATAAGGTCGGAATGGAGTTTGACGCTCATATCAGTGGTGTTCAGTCGTATGGTCTCTACTGCGAGATTGATGATAATCACTGCGAGGGTCTTGTGGGAATGCATGACCTTGATGGCGACTATTATGAGTTCGATGAGCGTAACTACTGTCTGGTGGGTCGCCGTCATCATCAGAAATATCAACTGGGCGATGCCGTCCGTATCAAGGTGGCTCGTGCAAACATCGAGAAACGTCAGCTTGACTTTATCCTTGCCGACTAACCCTCAAATCTCAATCCTGAAACCTCAACCCAAGAAATGGCAATAAGATACACACACAAGGAGGAAGTTTGGAATTCATGGAGTCATGCTGGCGGTGCAATGATGGCCGGTGCAGTGGGCATCGCATTTTTCATCGTCGTATTGTTAGGTAATAACGATCGTTCGTGGGCAGCCATTGGTGTTGGCCTTTATCTCTTCGGTATGCTGGGCAGCTATCTGGCATCTACTATTTATCATGCCCTAAAGCTCAGGAATCCCTGGCGAGAGCGTTTCCGTAAATGGGACCATGCCGCCATCTATTGGCATATTGCAGGCAGCTATTCGCCTATCACGCTGATGGCACTTCGTAACGAGGGCTATTGGGGATGGACGCTTTTCACCTTTGTATGGGCCTGCGCCCTTATAGGTACCCTGATTAGTTTTATCAAACTGAAAGACCACTCAAATATTGAGACGGCGTGCTTTGTCATCATGGGACTCAGCGTATTGGCAGCTTTCAAACCGCTGGTTGATACCGTATCTACGAATGCTTTCGTTTGGATAGTGCTTGAAGGTGTCTTTTATATCACGGGTGCCGTCTTTTATTCATTCAATAAAAAGAAATATATGCACACCGTGTTCCATTTCTGCGTTTTGGCAGGTAGTATCTGTCATATTGTGGCCGTTTGGGACATCTTAATACGTGATATTTTCTGATTTTTTAGTAAAATACCATGTTTGTGGTATATAAATAACATGTAAGGGGTATTGTGGGAGCGCGAAAAACGCCGTAACTTTGCACCGTCGGAAAGACATAATAGCGAAAGAATATATTAATTTTAAAAGGATAAGGTTATGAGTAAAATTGCAAAACAGCTGACCGAGCTCGTCGGCAACACCCCACTTCTGGAGCTCAATAAGTATTCAACAGCAAAGGGGCTTAGCACCCCAGTGATTGCAAAAGTGGAGTTTTTTAATCCTGGCGGCAGTGTAAAGGATCGTATTGCATTGGCAATGATTGAGGACGCAGAGGCTAAGGGCATCTTGAAGCCCGGCGCCACCATCATTGAGCCCACCAGCGGAAACACAGGTGTAGGATTGGCACTGGTATCTGCCGTTAAGGGCTACCACCTTATCCTTACCATGCCCGAAACCATGAGTGTAGAGCGTCGTAACCTTGTAAAGGCCTATGGTGCAGAGGTTCGCCTCACCTCAGGTAAAGACGGTATGCCAGGTGCCATCCGTGCCGCTGAGGAGTTACGCAATGAGATTCCCGGCAGCGTTATTCTGCAGCAGTTCGAGAATGGTGCTAACCCCGCTAAGCACTATGCTACTACAGGTCCTGAGATTTGGCGTGATACTGACGGTCAGGTGGATATCTTCATTGGTGGTGTAGGTACTGGTGGTACTATCAGTGGTACAGGTAAGTATCTCAAAGAGCAGAACCCCAACGTTAAGATTATCGCTGTAGAGCCAAAGTCTAGCCCTGTGCTGAACGGCGGTCAGAGCGGTCCTCACAAGATTCAGGGTATTGGTGCTGGTTTCGTGCCTAAGACCTATGATGCCGATGTTATTGACGAGGTATTTGATGTAGAGAACGATGCCGCCATCCGTACTGGTCGTGAGATTGCTCAGACGGAAGGTCTGCTGGTAGGTATCTCTGCTGGTGCTGCCCTCTATGCAGCAATCGAGGTGGCTAAGCGTCCTGAGAATAAAGACAAGAAGATCGTGGTATTACTGCCCGATACTGGTGAACGTTATCTGAGTACGGTACTTTATGCATTCGAGGACTATCCTCTGTAAAACTATTAACGGAGAAAAAGAAAAGGCATCCTTTCGGGTGCCTTTTTTCGTTTTATAAGAGATTTCTTATTTGATATATTCAGCAAAGTCTGTCAACTTCATGTCGCCCTTGCGACCCAGTGTGTCGTGCATAGCAAAGGCAGCGGTGAGGTTGTGACGTGTCTGACCCATCTTTGAAATCTTCAGGTAGTCCCACAGCAACTGCTTGTAGTCGGGGTGTGCACAGTTCTCAATGATGCACTCGGCACGTTGAGCGGGGCTCTTTCCGCGCAGGTCGGCGATACCCTGTTCTGTTACGATGATGTTCACGTCGTGCTCTGAAGAGTCCTGATGGCTTACGAAAGGCACGATACTTGAGATAACGCCACCCTTGGCTACTGAAGGACAGGTGAAGATTGAGAGGTAGGCATTGCGGATGAAGTCGCCCGAACCACCAATACCGTTCATCATCTTTGTGCCACTGATATGCGTAGAGTTCACGTTGCCATAGAGGTCGGCCTCGATAGCTGTGTTGATAGCGATAACACCCAGTCGGCGAATCACCTCTGGTGAGTTCGAAATCTCGCTCTGGCGCAGTGTCAGGTGGTTCTTCATATAGTCCATGTTATCGTAAACCTGCATCAGACATTCGTTGCTGACGGTGAGTGAGCAGGCAGAAGCATCCTTTACACGTCCGTTGAGCATCATCTCAATCACTGAGTTCTGAATCACCTCGGTATAGATGTTGAAGTCGGGTACGTGCTTATCCTCACCCAGTGCACCCAAGATGGCATTAGCTGTAGAACCTACGCCACTCTGCAAAGGCAGAAACTCCTTGGGGATACGACCCTTACGCAACTCATCTACCAGGAATTCTGCTGTGAGGAAGCCAATCTTCTCTGTAACGGGATCGCTATCCTTGAAGGCACGTGCTTCATCGGGGATGTTACACTCTACGACACCTACCACCTTGTCCTTGGGAATAGATACGTAAGGCACACCGATACGGTCGCTCACCTTTGTAATCATGATGGGCTTGCGGTAAGGAGGATCTAGAGGCTCATAAACGTCGTGGATAAACTTGGCGTTGGGGTTGTGGAAGCTGTTCAGTTCCAGGATGACATGCTTTGCCAGACGGGCAGCAGTAGGAGAGATACCACCAGCAGCGGTGAGGTAAACATGATAATCGTTGCCCACCTCTTCAATGTCGCACACTTCAAGGATGGCCCAGTCTATGTCACCATAGAAACCATAACGTAGTTCCTGTGCCATGTGGCTCAGGTGCAGGTCGTTATAAGGAATCTCGCCCAGGTTAACATGCTTACGGAAATCAGGATTGGTAGTGTAGGGGGCACGATACTTGATAGCCTGTGCATTCGCCATGTCGCCATCAGTGCTCTGTCCTGTTGAGGCACCAGTGAAGATACCTACTTTGAACTCGCGTCCGGCCTCATGTTCAGCCACTGCAATCTTTGCTAACTCTTTAGTTGTTGCTTTAGCTACACCAGCAGGTGTAAATCCACTCATAGCGATGTTCTCGCCATTTTTAATCAATGCTGCAGCCTCGGCAGCAGTCATACGTGTATAAGCCATTTCTGATTTTGTGTATTTTACGTTTATTTTGGCCGCAAAGATACTTAAAAAAAGCGAAAAGACCAATCTTTTTTTCTTTATTTTATGTATTAGTGCATATTTTACATTCTTTTTTTGTAATTTTGCAACCAAATTTCAGATAATGAATCAGAATCTTTTTCGAATCTATACCATTCTTTGTCTATGGGCGCTTCGTCTGCAACTGTGGGCACAGGATGATTCAGATGAAAACTTTGCCTCTTCTACCCGAAGAGAAAAGAATGAAATGCTGGATTTGGAAGAGATGCAGGAAATGGTTGATTCTGTACCCATTCATATCACGCTGTCAGACGTTTTGACGATCATCTTTTTGGTGGTTTGCTGTTATGTTTTTGGGAAAATCTGGAAGGGATGTACGTATATTATTCTGATATTAGCGGCGATTATATATTCGCTCAATAAATTTTATTATTCTTAGAACGTTTAGACCAATACAGAAACCGATGCTAGGCATCAAATTAATTGACATGAATCGAATTATTGTAACTTTTCTATGTTTGTTGTGCGCTGTTGGTATGCAGGCACAGGGAGTTGTTCGGGGTAAAGTTTTGGATAAGCAAAACGACGAGGTATTGCAGTTTGTGACTGTGCGTGTGACTGCTGCCGACGGAAAGTTGGCTGGTGGTGGTATGACCGATGTAAAGGGTCAGTTTCATGTGCAGGGACTGAAAGACGGTTCTTATACCTTGGAGATATCAATGATGGGCTATAAGTCGGCTGTGCGACGTTTTCAGGTGACTCCCGAAAAGCGCAATATTCATTATAATGCCATCTATCTTTCTGAAGACCAGAAAATCCTAAAGGAAGTACAAGTTACAGGTCAGCGTTCGCAGATGAAACTCGAGGTTGACCGTAAGACCTTCACCGTTGACGAGGTGCTGGCGGCTGCCGGTGGCTCTGTAAGTGATTTGTTGGAAAATATCCCCTCTGTTGAGGTGACCACCGATGGCGAGATTTCTCTTCGTGGAAATTCTAGCGTAGAGGTATGGATTAACGGTAAGAGTAGCGGACTGACCAGTGACAACCGCGCTGAAATCCTGCAGCAGATTCCTGCCGAGAGCATTGAGCGCATTGAGGTCATCGATAACCCCAGTGCCAAGTATTCACCCGAGGGTACGGCAGGTATCATCAATATCATTCTGAAGCGCGACCGCCGTGCAGGCTATTATGGTTCTTTGCAGACGGGTGTAAACAACCAGAAAGGCTGGAACGTAGGCGGCAACATCAACTATTCTTCGAAGTGGGTGGATGCATACGCCAATCTGGGCATGCGTCGTCGTCGCGGCAACGGAGGAAATGAGAGCGAGCAGCATTACCCGCTGAATGATACCTTCCTGAATAGTCGTGGTGACAACAGCAACAAGGGACGTGGCGTCTTTGGTCGTGCTGGACTGACCTTTCATTTGAGCGATAATGATGACCTGACTCTTGCTGGCATGATGTTGCAGGGAAAACCCTCAAGAGATAACGTGTCAGAATATGATTATGGTGTGCTGTCAACAGGACAAGTGCTGAAACACATGACGCAGAGCGTGACGGCTCCTGAAGGCAAACATCAGATGTATAATGCCGAGCTGGATTTTACGCATAAGTTCAACGAGAATGGTACGCATAAATTGGACGTCTCGGTAGAATTCAATAAATGGAAGATGAACAGTTCTACCCTCTATCGTAACGATACCACTTACACAGACGGCTCACCTGCTACATGGAGTCTTGAGAACCGTCCTATGCACATGAACAACCGTTCATGGGAGGTGAAGGTTGACTACGAGAATAAAATCAATGAGAATTTCAAACTGGAGGCTGGCTACGATGGTCGTTTCTCGCATGAGAACACACCGCAGGAGTCGCAGATATGGAATCAGACAACCAATCAGTATGATGATGAAGCTTTCTTCTACAACCGTTTCATCTACGACAGCGATATCCATGCTCTCTATGCCACGACCAACATGAAGTTTGGTAAACTGGGTGTGATGGCTGGTCTGCGTGGTGAATACTGGAAGG containing:
- a CDS encoding TonB-dependent receptor, whose amino-acid sequence is MQAQGVVRGKVLDKQNDEVLQFVTVRVTAADGKLAGGGMTDVKGQFHVQGLKDGSYTLEISMMGYKSAVRRFQVTPEKRNIHYNAIYLSEDQKILKEVQVTGQRSQMKLEVDRKTFTVDEVLAAAGGSVSDLLENIPSVEVTTDGEISLRGNSSVEVWINGKSSGLTSDNRAEILQQIPAESIERIEVIDNPSAKYSPEGTAGIINIILKRDRRAGYYGSLQTGVNNQKGWNVGGNINYSSKWVDAYANLGMRRRRGNGGNESEQHYPLNDTFLNSRGDNSNKGRGVFGRAGLTFHLSDNDDLTLAGMMLQGKPSRDNVSEYDYGVLSTGQVLKHMTQSVTAPEGKHQMYNAELDFTHKFNENGTHKLDVSVEFNKWKMNSSTLYRNDTTYTDGSPATWSLENRPMHMNNRSWEVKVDYENKINENFKLEAGYDGRFSHENTPQESQIWNQTTNQYDDEAFFYNRFIYDSDIHALYATTNMKFGKLGVMAGLRGEYWKVDTKSIDYYQTETPFKKDYFQLFPSLFLNYELTPTSQLQLNVTRRLRRPWGGQLNSFKNTRDASMIEFGNPELTPEFTNAFSLNYLKTWAAHTLSVGTYYRPTTDVMQRIRYQGLYEGQNVMYMTNLNVAKSQSAGAEVILKDKFFRILDLTTTLNAYYYKLDGFSTVVENQTVTGEGNENFAWDARVLASVILPYSISVQATGNYRSRSVITQGYRKANGSLDLGLRKTFLNKTFALALNWRDVFNTRQFENYTEGPTFWRHQKNFRDPRINLQLTWNFGNMTRKKTDRNREDGQGVNDEENTFGGNGGGGFEE